From Pagrus major chromosome 6, Pma_NU_1.0, one genomic window encodes:
- the slc16a1a gene encoding monocarboxylate transporter 1a, with the protein MAPAVGGPQGYTPPEGGWGWMVVAGAFISIGFSYAFPKSITVFFKEIEVIFDVTSSQVSWISSIMLACMYGGGPISSILVNKYGSRPVMMAGGCLSGLGLIAASFCNSVQALYFCIGVVGGLGLAFNLNPALTMIGKYFYMKRPIANGIAMAGSPVFLSTMAPINTWLFDKFGWRGSFLILGGLLFNCCVAGSLMRPIGPKPKPAEKTTERRTVSQRINSFIDLSLFKHRGFLLYILGNIIMFFGLFAPLVFLSNYAKSKDIPKEKAAFLLSVLAFVDMVARPSMGIVANTKWVRPRIQYFFAASVLYNGVCHVLAPISVDYKGFVIYAIFFGFAFGWLSSVLFETLMDLVGAQRFSSAVGLVTIVECGPVLLGPPLLGRFKDIYHDYKYTYQGCGILLIVSSVFLFAGMGLNYRLLAKEKKEEERMARVGGREQKSNRDNAAKEVAEARNTEDTV; encoded by the exons ATGGCGCCCGCTGTCGGTGGTCCTCAAGGCTACACACCACCTGAGGGTGGCTGGGGATGGATGGTGGTAGCTGGTGCCTTCATCTCTATTGGCTTCTCCTATGCATTCCCAAAGTCCATCACTGTCTTCTTCAAAGAGATTGAGGTGATCTTCGATGTGACCAGCAGCCAGGTGTCCTGGATCTCTTCCATCATGTTAGCATGCATGTACGGCGGAG GTCCTATCAGCAGCATCCTGGTTAATAAATATGGGAGTCGACCTGTGATGATGGCTGGAGGATGTCTGTCTGGATTGGGCCTTATTGCTGCCTCTTTCTGCAACTCTGTTCAAGCACTGTACTTTTGTATTGGTGTGGTGGGAG GTTTGGGATTGGCCTTCAACCTCAACCCTGCCCTGACTATGATTGGGAAGTACTTCTACATGAAGCGGCCAATTGCCAATGGAATCGCCATGGCTGGCAGCCCAGTCTTTCTCTCAACCATGGCTCCTATAAACACCTGGCTCTTTGATAAGTTTGGCTGGAGAGGAAGTTTTTTGATCCTGGGTGGCCTCCTCTTCAACTGCTGTGTCGCAGGGTCTCTCATGAGGCCCATAGGACCAAAACCCAAACCTGCAGAGAAGACCACAGAGAGGAGGACTGTGTCACAGAGAATTAACAGCTTCATTGACCTCTCTTTGTTCAAGCACCGTGGCTTTTTGCTCTACATCCTGGGCAATATTATCATGTTTTTCGGTCTTTTTGCACCACTGGTGTTTCTCAGTAATTATGCAAAAAGTAAAGACATCCCTAAAGAAAAGGCAGCTTTCCTTTTGTCTGTGCTGGCTTTTGTTGACATGGTTGCCCGGCCCTCAATGGGTATTGTGGCAAACACCAAGTGGGTCAGGCCCAGGATACAGTACTTCTTTGCTGCCTCTGTGCTGTACAATGGTGTTTGCCACGTCCTGGCACCAATATCAGTAGACTACAAGGGCTTTGTGATTTATGCCATCTTCTTTGGGTTTGCTTTTGGCTGGCTGAGCTCTGTGCTGTTTGAGACCTTGATGGACCTGGTGGGAGCCCAGCGCTTCTCCAGTGCTGTTGGGCTGGTCACTATCGTGGAGTGTGGTCCTGTGTTGCTGGGGCCCCCTCTGCTTG GGAGGTTCAAAGACATCTATCATGATTACAAGTACACGTACCAGGGCTGCGGGATCCTCCTCATCGTCTCCAGTGTCTTCCTGTTTGCGGGGATGGGACTCAACTACCGACTGCTGgccaaagagaagaaagaggaggagaggatggccAGGGTGGGAGGAAGAGAACAAAAGTCTAACAGGGACAATGCTGCAAAGGAGGTGGCAGAGGCGAGGAACACAGAAGACACTGTCTGA